The following proteins are encoded in a genomic region of Methanoculleus oceani:
- a CDS encoding helix-turn-helix transcriptional regulator: MKIFSSERRIEVLDALLRQESKDEIKQHIPSSTYAFTVNYLKKVGFVREADGEVLLTDRGHANLIIFERFKESIETLRMLYEAFPDHVITFPDEFALRLCEIRDARVIASEPSDILKPHRVFTDYLRNTREIYGVSPILFPDYPEFFKGLAESVDTISLVVTQEVLDIISGYPIGDYGNLEIYLAPEAPRIAATVTNTFLSIGFFYKSGSYDFTRDLIATSPEAIKFGKDLIHHYRTQSRRIV, translated from the coding sequence ATGAAGATCTTTTCGAGTGAGCGCCGGATAGAGGTTCTGGACGCACTCCTGCGACAAGAGTCCAAAGATGAGATTAAACAACATATCCCCTCTTCGACCTACGCTTTTACTGTCAATTACCTCAAGAAAGTGGGTTTTGTCAGGGAAGCTGACGGCGAGGTCCTGCTGACCGATAGGGGACATGCAAACCTCATCATCTTCGAACGGTTCAAAGAGAGCATTGAGACCCTCCGGATGCTCTATGAAGCCTTTCCGGACCATGTCATTACGTTCCCGGATGAGTTCGCTCTCCGTCTCTGTGAGATCCGCGATGCCAGGGTCATCGCCTCCGAGCCATCCGACATCTTAAAACCGCATCGCGTATTTACCGACTATCTGAGAAATACCCGGGAGATTTACGGCGTCTCCCCGATTCTCTTCCCCGATTACCCCGAGTTCTTCAAGGGCCTGGCGGAGAGCGTCGATACGATCTCTCTCGTGGTCACGCAGGAGGTCTTGGATATCATCTCGGGCTACCCGATCGGTGATTACGGCAATCTTGAGATCTACCTCGCTCCGGAAGCCCCCCGGATCGCTGCCACCGTCACGAACACCTTCCTCTCGATCGGGTTCTTCTACAAATCGGGAAGTTATGACTTCACGCGGGACCTCATCGCAACGTCCCCCGAAGCGATAAAATTTGGAAAAGACCTCATTCACCATTATAGAACACAATCCCGGAGAATCGTATAG
- a CDS encoding PAS domain-containing protein: MLLYRSSCSAQDASRAAVSARDLLVLLVDRWEDGIVLVAPDQTIAWMNEAMEGLFKVSRYETIGMNAVEFISLCISPNLLDGENLKADFIGSCFFCENIPARRYCTSRTLAGGVCVEYSSIVIPGGPARGARLDTYHVSQDSSRAETGLKEYRQRYDFLTAFSSDLIISLDPGLTITLVSPSVKGLLGHNPEDLAGKHLSSIMARDSIAEFQKACFLDRVSRGSTGCSDPAVSVRWMETTLIDAQDQPVAVIFGFSPIGDSEGSPTGIIAVAHRKIDDHLRQEVASQLDRNIEQLACLGDRIKNPLAVIVGLADLQDGEAARKISEQARSIEGVVMELDREYVASLSVRQFLRKHYDLGDDARLQVAPSGSGSAEGISCRPGSSTDA, encoded by the coding sequence ATGCTGCTTTACCGTAGCAGTTGCTCCGCACAGGACGCGTCGCGCGCTGCGGTATCCGCCCGGGATCTTCTGGTACTGCTGGTTGACCGCTGGGAGGATGGAATCGTGCTGGTCGCCCCGGATCAGACCATCGCCTGGATGAACGAAGCCATGGAGGGGCTCTTCAAAGTGAGCAGGTACGAAACGATCGGCATGAATGCCGTGGAATTCATCTCCCTCTGCATCTCCCCAAACCTCCTGGACGGCGAGAATTTAAAAGCGGATTTCATCGGCTCCTGTTTCTTCTGCGAAAATATTCCGGCAAGGAGATACTGCACATCCCGTACTCTGGCAGGAGGAGTCTGTGTGGAATATTCAAGCATCGTGATCCCCGGCGGCCCGGCCCGGGGCGCGCGCCTGGACACCTACCACGTCAGCCAGGATTCCAGCCGGGCGGAGACGGGCCTCAAAGAGTACCGGCAACGATATGACTTCCTGACTGCCTTCTCTTCCGACCTGATCATATCCCTCGATCCAGGCCTCACGATAACGTTGGTGAGCCCCTCGGTGAAGGGGCTCCTCGGGCATAACCCGGAAGATCTGGCAGGAAAACACCTCTCTTCCATAATGGCCCGGGATTCTATTGCAGAGTTCCAGAAAGCCTGCTTCCTGGATCGCGTCTCCAGAGGATCGACAGGGTGCTCCGATCCGGCCGTATCAGTGCGCTGGATGGAGACGACCCTCATAGACGCGCAGGATCAACCGGTTGCCGTGATCTTCGGGTTTTCACCGATCGGCGACAGTGAGGGGAGTCCCACCGGGATCATCGCGGTTGCGCATCGGAAGATCGACGATCACCTTCGGCAGGAGGTCGCTTCGCAGCTCGACCGGAACATTGAGCAACTCGCATGCCTTGGCGATCGCATCAAGAACCCGCTCGCCGTCATCGTCGGTCTTGCCGACCTGCAGGACGGCGAGGCTGCCCGGAAGATCTCCGAACAGGCACGGAGTATCGAAGGGGTCGTCATGGAACTGGACAGGGAGTACGTCGCATCGCTGAGCGTCAGGCAATTCCTGAGGAAGCACTATGACCTGGGAGACGACGCCCGGTTGCAGGTCGCGCCCTCCGGGTCCGGTTCGGCCGAGGGTATTTCGTGCCGGCCCGGTTCGTCCACGGACGCCTGA
- a CDS encoding ChaB family protein: MPYYASNEDLPRPVRELLPEHGREIYREAFNSAWEQYADPSEQRNPRESREEVAHKVAWAAVERVYEKGPGGEWRRKQEAKQ; the protein is encoded by the coding sequence ATGCCGTATTATGCAAGTAACGAAGACCTGCCCCGACCGGTGAGGGAACTCCTTCCCGAGCACGGCCGGGAGATCTACCGTGAGGCTTTCAACAGTGCCTGGGAGCAGTATGCCGACCCCTCGGAGCAGCGAAACCCCCGGGAGTCTCGTGAGGAGGTTGCCCACAAGGTCGCCTGGGCGGCGGTGGAGCGGGTCTACGAGAAGGGGCCGGGCGGTGAGTGGCGGAGGAAGCAAGAGGCGAAACAGTAG
- a CDS encoding PRC-barrel domain-containing protein — protein MRGATTQVGTRNIIRGKDLADYAVRNPRGEDLGSIKDVVIDTNEGCIAYAALSFGGIMGLGDKLFAIPWEALQYNATDDSFVLDVPKERLENAPGFDKDNWPTTAQREWLTGMYSHYGYTPYWERRLER, from the coding sequence ATGAGAGGAGCTACCACGCAGGTGGGGACACGGAATATTATAAGGGGAAAGGATCTTGCGGACTATGCGGTCAGAAACCCGCGGGGCGAGGACCTCGGGAGCATCAAGGACGTCGTGATCGATACCAATGAAGGCTGCATCGCCTACGCCGCCCTCTCGTTCGGGGGTATCATGGGACTCGGCGACAAACTCTTCGCCATCCCCTGGGAGGCTCTTCAGTACAACGCGACCGACGACTCCTTCGTTCTGGACGTGCCCAAAGAGCGGCTGGAGAACGCGCCGGGCTTTGACAAGGATAACTGGCCGACGACCGCCCAGCGCGAGTGGCTCACCGGCATGTACAGCCACTACGGCTACACACCCTACTGGGAGCGCCGCCTGGAGCGGTGA
- a CDS encoding phosphoglycerate kinase encodes MQNVISRRKKTVREIDVRGKRVLVRADFNVPLDEDGAIADDTRIRASLPTIRYLCERDARVILCSHLGRPKGVVEERLRLVLVANRLSVLLDQPVVALRDCIGPEVESAVAAMNGGDVVLLENLRFHPEEKKDDPAFAERLARLAEIYVNDAFGASHRAHASVVGVPEHLPAVAGLLLEKEIGTFARILEDPERPFAAVIGGAKVSDKLEVLDNIISRVDTLIIGGGMAATFLASRGYGAGASYVETDRLDAVRRLEERATERGVRLLLPGDVVVAERLEAGVPTRVVPAAEIPDGRIIADIGPGAADEFSRELAGSRTVVWNGPMGVFEIPEFAEGTRRVAAALANLRGTTVIGGGSTTDAVVRFGLADQMTHVSTGGGAALTMLAGKPLPGVTALDDAGTP; translated from the coding sequence ATGCAGAATGTGATATCAAGACGGAAGAAGACCGTCCGGGAGATCGATGTGAGGGGCAAGCGGGTGCTCGTCCGTGCCGACTTCAACGTGCCGCTCGACGAAGACGGTGCCATTGCCGACGATACCCGCATCCGGGCCAGCCTGCCGACGATACGCTACCTCTGCGAACGGGACGCACGGGTCATCCTCTGCTCCCACCTGGGCCGGCCGAAAGGCGTGGTGGAAGAGCGGTTACGCCTGGTCCTCGTGGCAAACCGGCTCTCCGTGCTCCTCGACCAACCGGTCGTCGCGCTCCGGGACTGCATCGGGCCGGAGGTGGAGAGCGCGGTCGCGGCGATGAACGGCGGGGATGTCGTTCTCCTCGAGAACCTCCGGTTCCACCCGGAGGAGAAGAAAGACGACCCCGCCTTTGCGGAGAGACTCGCCCGCCTCGCTGAGATCTACGTCAACGATGCCTTTGGAGCCTCCCACCGGGCCCATGCGTCGGTCGTTGGCGTCCCGGAGCACCTGCCGGCGGTGGCCGGTCTCCTGCTGGAGAAGGAGATCGGAACGTTTGCGCGCATCCTGGAGGACCCTGAGAGGCCGTTTGCCGCCGTGATCGGCGGGGCCAAGGTGAGCGACAAACTGGAGGTCCTCGATAACATCATCTCCCGGGTGGACACGCTCATTATCGGGGGAGGCATGGCGGCGACGTTCCTTGCGAGCCGTGGGTACGGGGCCGGCGCGTCATACGTCGAGACCGACCGCCTGGATGCCGTCAGAAGACTTGAGGAAAGGGCGACTGAACGCGGCGTCCGCCTCCTCCTGCCCGGGGACGTCGTCGTCGCGGAGAGGCTCGAGGCGGGTGTCCCGACCCGGGTAGTGCCTGCCGCGGAGATCCCGGACGGCCGTATCATCGCCGATATCGGGCCCGGGGCTGCCGACGAGTTCTCCCGGGAGCTTGCCGGTTCGCGAACCGTTGTCTGGAACGGGCCGATGGGGGTCTTCGAGATCCCGGAGTTTGCAGAAGGGACGCGCCGGGTCGCCGCGGCTCTCGCCAATCTCCGCGGCACCACGGTCATCGGCGGCGGTTCGACCACGGATGCGGTGGTGCGGTTCGGGCTTGCCGACCAGATGACCCACGTCTCGACGGGCGGCGGAGCCGCGCTGACGATGCTTGCGGGAAAGCCGCTCCCCGGCGTCACGGCGCTCGACGATGCAGGGACTCCATGA
- the pfkA gene encoding 6-phosphofructokinase — MRRIGILTSGGDAPGMNACIRAAVRTALANDLAVIGIRRGYTGLIAGDAVPLDRRAIRNTIHLGGTILETSRNPDFYTREGRLRAAASIERMGLDGIVLIGGEGTFHGASLLAADADTAALVGVPGSIDNDVYGTDYCIGFDTAANCAVEAIDRIRDTARSHERLFFIEVMGRTAGFLALESGIAGGAEELVIPEEEVSIARISERIREGFTIGKKSAIVVVAEGKTPGVSFEIAREVSERLNFESRVVVLGHLQRGGPPTLRDRVLGSLLGVAAVEALTEGRSGCMVGEVGGDLACTPFEDTWQKKKPLDEKLRRIFPFLSE, encoded by the coding sequence ATGAGGCGCATCGGCATCCTGACGAGCGGCGGTGACGCCCCGGGCATGAACGCCTGCATCCGGGCGGCGGTTCGGACCGCGCTCGCAAACGACCTTGCCGTCATCGGGATACGCCGGGGGTATACCGGGCTGATCGCCGGCGACGCGGTGCCGCTCGACCGAAGAGCGATCCGAAACACCATTCACCTGGGCGGCACCATCCTCGAGACCTCCCGGAACCCGGACTTCTACACCAGGGAAGGGAGGCTCAGGGCGGCAGCGTCCATCGAGCGGATGGGGCTCGACGGCATCGTCCTGATCGGGGGCGAGGGGACGTTCCACGGCGCAAGCCTGCTTGCCGCCGATGCGGATACGGCGGCGCTCGTGGGGGTGCCGGGGAGCATCGACAACGACGTCTACGGGACCGACTACTGCATCGGGTTCGATACGGCGGCGAACTGTGCGGTCGAGGCGATCGACCGCATCCGCGACACGGCCCGGTCGCACGAACGCCTCTTCTTCATCGAGGTGATGGGGCGGACGGCCGGATTCCTGGCGCTCGAGAGCGGCATCGCCGGCGGCGCCGAGGAACTGGTCATCCCGGAAGAAGAGGTCTCGATCGCCCGGATCAGCGAGCGCATACGGGAAGGGTTCACCATCGGGAAGAAGAGCGCGATCGTGGTGGTGGCGGAGGGGAAGACGCCGGGAGTCTCCTTTGAGATTGCCCGGGAGGTCAGCGAGCGCCTCAACTTCGAATCCCGCGTCGTCGTCCTCGGGCACCTCCAGCGGGGCGGGCCCCCGACGCTGCGCGACCGGGTGCTCGGGAGCCTCCTCGGTGTCGCCGCCGTCGAGGCACTGACGGAGGGGCGGAGCGGGTGCATGGTGGGAGAGGTCGGCGGAGACCTCGCGTGCACCCCGTTCGAAGATACCTGGCAGAAGAAGAAACCGCTCGACGAGAAATTACGGCGGATATTCCCGTTCCTCTCGGAGTAG
- a CDS encoding pyridoxamine 5'-phosphate oxidase family protein gives MASGLMDYFNKQPRIGLLSTASKEGKVDAAIFGSPMMLDEKTVVMGLGKNRTFEYLQENPNAVYTIVEQGETIMDWKGLRVYLKMKEYATSGETLDNYRKQIAQVAGEDAAAMIHASVTFEVSEIRPLIDMGQGWEKSI, from the coding sequence ATGGCATCCGGACTGATGGATTACTTCAACAAACAGCCGAGGATCGGCCTTCTCAGCACCGCAAGCAAGGAGGGAAAAGTCGATGCGGCAATCTTCGGCTCGCCGATGATGCTCGACGAGAAGACCGTCGTCATGGGGCTCGGGAAGAACCGTACGTTTGAGTACCTGCAGGAGAACCCGAACGCCGTCTACACGATCGTGGAACAGGGAGAGACGATCATGGACTGGAAAGGGCTCCGGGTCTACCTGAAGATGAAGGAGTACGCGACCTCCGGAGAGACGCTGGACAACTACCGGAAGCAGATCGCACAAGTCGCCGGCGAGGACGCGGCGGCGATGATCCACGCCTCGGTGACGTTCGAGGTCAGTGAAATACGGCCCCTCATCGATATGGGGCAGGGCTGGGAGAAGTCCATCTGA
- a CDS encoding ABC transporter ATP-binding protein — protein MTDGTAAAHPSSPLVEFKNVSVVRNGRILLDSVSLTIREGEHIAILGPNGAGKSSLIRTITREYYPSRQRQDVTFRFRGRDTWDAFDLRSHLGLVSGDLQQTFTRSISGREVVLSGFFSSIGLFLSHEVTDAMERKADKILEFLEVAHLADRPMTEISSGEARRLLIGRALVHDPGTLLLDEPTNSLDLHALHTFRKTLRKIARSGTGVILVTHNLHDIIPEISRVVLMRDGAVRMDGPKAEVLTDGAVGDLFRVPVRVREEDGYYYATGY, from the coding sequence ATGACTGACGGCACCGCCGCCGCTCACCCGTCCTCCCCGCTGGTCGAGTTTAAAAACGTCAGCGTGGTCCGGAACGGGAGAATTCTCCTCGACTCAGTATCGCTCACGATCCGGGAGGGAGAGCATATTGCCATCCTCGGGCCGAACGGTGCCGGAAAATCGTCGCTCATCAGGACGATCACCCGCGAGTACTACCCCTCCCGCCAGCGGCAGGACGTCACCTTCAGGTTCCGGGGGCGGGATACGTGGGATGCCTTCGACCTTCGGTCCCACCTCGGGCTTGTCTCCGGCGACCTCCAGCAGACCTTCACCCGGAGCATATCGGGCCGCGAGGTCGTGCTCTCGGGGTTCTTCTCGAGCATCGGGCTCTTCCTCTCCCACGAGGTGACGGACGCGATGGAGCGAAAGGCGGACAAGATCCTCGAGTTCCTCGAGGTCGCCCACCTCGCCGACCGCCCGATGACGGAGATATCCTCGGGCGAGGCACGCAGGCTCCTGATCGGGAGGGCGCTGGTACACGACCCGGGTACCCTCCTCCTCGACGAGCCCACGAACAGCCTCGATCTCCACGCGCTCCACACCTTCAGAAAGACGCTCCGAAAGATTGCCCGGTCGGGCACCGGCGTCATCCTCGTGACCCACAATCTCCACGACATCATCCCCGAGATCTCCCGTGTCGTCCTGATGCGGGACGGCGCCGTCCGGATGGACGGCCCAAAGGCGGAAGTCCTGACCGACGGGGCCGTCGGCGACCTCTTCCGCGTCCCGGTCCGCGTCCGGGAAGAGGACGGCTACTATTACGCGACGGGCTACTGA
- a CDS encoding DUF1673 domain-containing protein → MTMKLSETIRRWMGWCPNAAAAGACRRRYAAPGDEIGLGTAADGSREVVEDVFVEYTSPRFFVLMPFAVLVFLLLFVISVLIPSLWPGLIFTFMAVSLLAWTAWRIYFDPYRTMIEFSGNSVIVRRSHIRPLVFGKDTVRSVEVKRPYLSIPRWLSALLLIIMTAAIFFAGVGNWLMRYFGDQAFNPYFGFQVLLAVGWMAFMLELLYRGLVSLRYPGRVWVRLEPAGFLHVYADDPERVAALLGSPR, encoded by the coding sequence ATGACGATGAAACTCTCCGAGACAATACGCCGGTGGATGGGGTGGTGCCCGAATGCGGCAGCTGCCGGCGCCTGCCGACGGCGGTACGCCGCGCCGGGCGATGAGATCGGGCTCGGGACGGCGGCGGACGGCAGCCGGGAGGTGGTGGAGGACGTGTTCGTGGAGTACACCAGTCCTCGCTTCTTTGTGCTGATGCCGTTTGCCGTCCTCGTTTTCCTCCTCCTCTTCGTGATATCCGTCCTGATCCCCTCCCTGTGGCCGGGGCTCATCTTTACTTTCATGGCTGTTTCCCTTCTGGCATGGACTGCATGGCGCATCTACTTCGATCCCTACCGAACCATGATAGAATTCTCCGGGAACTCCGTCATTGTCCGGAGATCGCATATCCGGCCCCTCGTCTTTGGAAAGGATACGGTAAGGTCGGTCGAGGTGAAACGACCCTACCTCTCCATACCCCGCTGGTTGTCCGCGCTCCTCCTGATAATCATGACTGCAGCGATATTCTTTGCCGGCGTAGGGAACTGGTTGATGCGCTATTTCGGCGACCAGGCCTTCAACCCCTATTTCGGCTTTCAGGTTCTCCTGGCGGTCGGCTGGATGGCATTTATGCTGGAGTTGCTCTATCGTGGCCTGGTCAGTCTGCGGTATCCCGGCCGCGTCTGGGTGAGGCTGGAACCCGCCGGGTTCCTCCACGTCTACGCGGACGACCCGGAGAGGGTTGCCGCGCTGCTCGGTTCCCCGCGATGA
- a CDS encoding DUF1673 domain-containing protein → MTVFLEYIRKKLGWCPNADAVRPVRRTSAEAGYGDAWQRAKPEPDPGPEPAGTAGGERSGYQDNMLLILIALAWLLPVVYDREFLPLLVVLSAVAVYYDAQSIRAGDNFEKETLLGDVVTWQPLTWGAATLVGGIIIMIIYLFHRKEIYRANLGGEAAA, encoded by the coding sequence ATGACGGTGTTTCTGGAGTATATCAGGAAGAAGCTCGGCTGGTGCCCGAACGCCGACGCCGTCAGGCCCGTCCGGCGCACGAGCGCGGAAGCGGGCTACGGGGATGCGTGGCAGAGAGCGAAGCCGGAGCCAGACCCCGGCCCGGAACCGGCCGGCACCGCAGGCGGCGAACGGAGTGGCTACCAGGACAACATGCTGCTGATCCTCATTGCCCTGGCCTGGCTCCTCCCGGTCGTGTATGACCGTGAGTTCCTCCCGCTCCTCGTCGTCCTCTCCGCCGTCGCCGTGTATTATGACGCGCAGAGTATCCGTGCCGGGGACAACTTCGAGAAGGAGACGCTGCTAGGCGATGTCGTCACCTGGCAGCCGCTGACCTGGGGGGCGGCGACGCTTGTGGGCGGGATCATCATCATGATAATTTACCTCTTCCACCGGAAAGAGATCTACCGCGCAAACCTCGGCGGGGAGGCAGCCGCATGA
- a CDS encoding DUF1673 domain-containing protein, with product MPMRFPRAIQRLMGWCPNAAAAGTIRRYTALDGEIGTAADGSRDVVEGALVDYGPIGTPAMYLILIVAGALLIGCLAVTAPAGRFILLAILLAFSGVELYGVLRRARVEISSETITIRRPLFRPIVIPKDAIVKAEVGENRFPVPFWLLATTLAALLVSAAGGIYYGWDNPTSMRFIFGLGGAFFFPVIFYRACVRTRYPRTLTITTEKRIAAIYTDDPERIARTLGVA from the coding sequence ATGCCGATGAGATTCCCCCGGGCGATACAGAGGCTGATGGGCTGGTGCCCGAACGCAGCGGCGGCTGGCACCATCCGCCGGTATACTGCGCTGGACGGTGAGATCGGGACGGCGGCGGACGGCAGCCGGGATGTGGTGGAGGGTGCACTGGTTGACTACGGCCCGATCGGCACTCCGGCGATGTACCTCATTCTGATTGTTGCCGGCGCTCTGCTCATCGGCTGCCTCGCTGTGACAGCCCCTGCAGGGCGCTTTATCCTGCTGGCTATCCTGCTGGCTTTCTCCGGTGTGGAGTTATACGGGGTTCTGAGAAGAGCCCGCGTCGAGATCTCTTCGGAGACGATCACCATCAGACGGCCGCTTTTCCGGCCGATTGTCATCCCGAAGGATGCCATCGTGAAGGCGGAGGTGGGAGAGAACAGATTCCCTGTCCCTTTCTGGCTCCTTGCGACGACACTGGCGGCGCTTCTCGTATCGGCGGCCGGCGGTATATACTATGGATGGGATAATCCGACCTCCATGCGGTTTATCTTCGGGCTTGGCGGCGCGTTCTTCTTCCCCGTGATCTTCTACCGCGCCTGCGTGCGGACACGTTACCCGCGAACCCTGACGATAACGACGGAAAAGAGGATCGCCGCAATCTACACCGACGACCCTGAACGGATAGCCCGAACGCTGGGGGTGGCCTGA
- a CDS encoding DUF1673 family protein — translation MMPLMETIRAYLGWCPLQASMRADLAVRPVTAAAAGGRDCVPRTEPGWWHRYHNQLLVAAIAFSAATAALFILVEDAPGYLTMWTGLAIGAGAALGFLLSYQKQYARVAAGEFTRANMTRRQRIIRYLSLPVAAVLLVACMVYLVQDGTFDRILGLVLGLSLIFWTWYGVTIVWERQHQATLIAEIGSTYVLGTVAQEETICR, via the coding sequence ATGATGCCTCTCATGGAGACAATCCGGGCGTACCTGGGCTGGTGCCCCCTGCAGGCGTCGATGCGGGCGGATCTCGCGGTGCGGCCGGTGACGGCCGCAGCGGCGGGGGGGAGGGACTGCGTCCCCCGGACCGAACCCGGGTGGTGGCACCGCTACCACAACCAGCTGCTGGTCGCAGCAATAGCCTTCTCCGCGGCGACAGCGGCGCTCTTTATCCTGGTCGAGGATGCTCCGGGGTACCTGACCATGTGGACAGGCCTCGCCATCGGGGCAGGAGCGGCCCTCGGCTTCCTGCTCAGTTACCAGAAACAGTATGCACGGGTTGCCGCCGGGGAGTTTACCCGGGCCAACATGACCCGGAGACAGCGTATCATCAGGTATCTGAGTCTGCCGGTGGCCGCTGTTCTTCTCGTCGCCTGTATGGTGTACCTTGTGCAGGACGGCACGTTCGACCGGATTCTCGGGCTCGTGCTGGGCCTGAGTCTCATCTTCTGGACGTGGTACGGCGTTACAATCGTCTGGGAGCGGCAGCACCAGGCGACCCTGATCGCAGAGATTGGGTCGACGTATGTTCTAGGTACGGTGGCGCAGGAGGAGACCATATGCCGATGA
- a CDS encoding DUF169 domain-containing protein — MDTALRDAYIRLHEKYFPGTDLPIAFEVGGATDGVEKAPAPKGWRCFVCDLTKVRNGKSLVFSEESIGCRGGRFYLGYDAERFPDFRYFLSYGKPGEMEGERYKQTPEIVDELDRGTTRIPTKGKEIVFKRWDNLTDADKPDAVVFFARPEVLSGLFTLANFDRADPNGVVCPFGAGCSSVFYFPWLEQQNENPRAVLGMFDPSARPCVPLDVLTMAFPMKKFEKVIGFMEESFLITESWGKVMKKIERSDRLYSPKK; from the coding sequence ATGGACACAGCACTGCGCGACGCTTACATCAGGCTCCACGAGAAGTACTTCCCCGGGACGGACCTCCCGATCGCCTTCGAGGTCGGGGGCGCGACGGATGGGGTGGAGAAGGCCCCCGCCCCGAAGGGCTGGAGGTGCTTCGTCTGCGACCTTACAAAGGTGAGAAACGGCAAAAGCCTCGTCTTTTCCGAAGAGTCGATCGGGTGCCGCGGAGGGAGGTTCTACCTCGGCTACGACGCCGAGCGGTTCCCCGACTTCCGCTACTTCCTCTCCTACGGAAAACCCGGCGAGATGGAGGGGGAGCGCTACAAGCAGACGCCGGAGATCGTGGACGAACTCGACCGGGGAACCACCCGGATACCGACGAAGGGAAAAGAGATCGTATTCAAGCGCTGGGACAACCTCACGGACGCGGACAAGCCGGACGCCGTCGTCTTCTTCGCCCGGCCGGAGGTGCTCTCCGGCCTATTCACGCTTGCAAATTTCGACCGGGCCGACCCGAACGGGGTTGTCTGCCCGTTCGGCGCCGGGTGCAGCTCGGTCTTTTACTTCCCCTGGCTCGAGCAGCAGAACGAGAATCCAAGAGCGGTGCTCGGGATGTTCGACCCCTCGGCACGGCCCTGCGTCCCGCTGGACGTCCTGACGATGGCCTTCCCCATGAAGAAGTTTGAGAAGGTGATCGGTTTCATGGAGGAGAGTTTCCTCATCACGGAGTCGTGGGGGAAGGTGATGAAGAAGATCGAGCGGAGCGACAGACTGTATTCACCTAAAAAATGA
- a CDS encoding dienelactone hydrolase family protein: protein MRSVILLAAVVSLLLLVGSVGAADVGTAGMRNGTTVNIQSGGQNYPAYITTPEDTGPYPAVVLLLSFNGLEVGYQDMIDRLATEGFVVIAPEWQTFEESPDDNVTEALVRDTVAYLGTRPEVNSSSIGLTGFCAGGRYTMLFLPRIEEFSSGVAWYGFPYSGGQANGTPPAEFIDNITDPMLIIHGTADEASPVADIYRYATDLDTAGKYFELKVYQGEPHGFMIGEDGELVESPVAESAYQEMAIFFNRTLG, encoded by the coding sequence ATGAGAAGTGTGATCCTGCTTGCAGCGGTTGTATCCCTGCTCCTCCTCGTCGGCAGTGTGGGCGCTGCCGACGTGGGCACTGCCGGGATGCGGAACGGAACGACGGTGAACATCCAGAGCGGCGGCCAGAATTATCCGGCCTACATCACGACGCCCGAAGACACCGGGCCGTACCCGGCCGTGGTGCTGCTCCTCTCCTTCAACGGCCTGGAAGTCGGCTACCAGGATATGATCGACCGCCTGGCCACAGAGGGATTCGTCGTCATCGCCCCCGAGTGGCAGACCTTCGAAGAGTCGCCGGATGACAACGTCACGGAGGCGCTGGTCAGGGATACGGTCGCCTACCTCGGGACCCGTCCCGAGGTTAACTCAAGCAGCATCGGCCTGACGGGGTTCTGCGCGGGCGGGCGCTACACGATGCTCTTCCTGCCCCGGATAGAGGAGTTCAGTTCGGGTGTCGCCTGGTACGGCTTCCCCTACTCCGGCGGGCAGGCGAACGGGACTCCCCCGGCGGAGTTCATCGACAACATCACCGACCCGATGCTGATCATCCACGGCACGGCGGACGAGGCAAGTCCGGTGGCCGATATCTACCGGTATGCGACCGATCTCGATACCGCCGGGAAGTACTTCGAGCTCAAGGTCTACCAGGGCGAACCGCACGGGTTCATGATCGGCGAGGACGGGGAGCTGGTGGAGAGTCCTGTCGCAGAGAGCGCGTATCAGGAGATGGCAATCTTTTTCAACCGGACGCTCGGGTGA